A genomic stretch from Bacillus sp. N1-1 includes:
- the sufU gene encoding Fe-S cluster assembly sulfur transfer protein SufU — MSFNNLDQLYRQVIMDHYKNPRNKGELEEGDLKINMNNPTCGDAIQLQLKVDDGKISDAKFIGEGCSISLASASMMTQSVKGLEVDQALKLSGIFSDMMQGKEYDEEDFDLGDIEALQGVSKFPARIKCATLSWKAMEKGFKEQDEA; from the coding sequence ATGTCTTTTAATAATCTAGATCAGTTGTACCGACAGGTGATTATGGATCATTATAAAAACCCAAGAAACAAAGGGGAGCTTGAAGAAGGCGACCTTAAAATAAATATGAATAACCCTACATGCGGTGACGCTATTCAGCTACAGCTGAAAGTAGATGATGGGAAAATTTCGGATGCGAAGTTTATTGGAGAAGGTTGCTCTATAAGCCTGGCATCTGCGTCGATGATGACACAGTCAGTCAAAGGACTTGAAGTTGATCAGGCCTTAAAACTATCGGGAATTTTCTCAGATATGATGCAGGGGAAAGAATATGACGAAGAGGATTTCGATCTTGGTGACATTGAAGCACTTCAAGGTGTTTCGAAGTTCCCGGCTCGAATCAAATGTGCAACACTCTCTTGGAAGGCAATGGAGAAGGGTTTCAAGGAACAGGATGAGGCTTAA
- the ilvA gene encoding threonine ammonia-lyase — protein MNDVGNYQEKYNVHVVEAMENLLEAVHRTPLQQSTTLNGFTNKDVFLKMENLQRTGSFKLRGAYNKVASLTDIEAARGIVAASAGNHAQGVALSAKERGIKAKIYMPIHTPTSKIEATRSYGAEVVLEGESYNEAFNGADQERVEKGATFVHAFDDPVVMAGQGTVALEMMQQCPDLDTILVPVGGGGLLAGMALAIKSFFPHVKIIGVQASEASATWNRFKGTGPLVLQSVKSIADGISVKEAGKRTYPIIEELVDDMMTVSEEEIAAAIVFMLERHKTLVEGAGAASVAAVLCKSNRLEGSKIGAVVSGGNADLEKLSLYKQLSQRAKTIRRIS, from the coding sequence GTGAATGACGTTGGGAATTACCAGGAGAAATATAACGTTCATGTCGTAGAAGCAATGGAGAATTTGCTGGAGGCGGTTCACCGTACCCCACTTCAGCAATCCACAACGCTTAATGGATTTACAAATAAAGATGTCTTTTTGAAGATGGAGAACCTCCAGCGAACGGGCTCATTTAAACTGCGTGGTGCTTACAACAAGGTTGCTTCACTAACGGATATTGAAGCCGCTCGAGGAATTGTTGCCGCTTCAGCAGGTAACCATGCTCAGGGCGTAGCGCTGTCTGCTAAAGAGCGAGGCATCAAGGCGAAGATCTATATGCCGATTCATACGCCAACAAGTAAAATTGAAGCGACGCGATCTTATGGAGCAGAGGTTGTCCTTGAAGGCGAATCCTATAACGAAGCGTTTAATGGAGCAGATCAAGAGCGTGTTGAAAAAGGGGCAACATTTGTTCATGCGTTTGACGACCCTGTTGTTATGGCAGGACAAGGAACGGTTGCACTTGAAATGATGCAACAATGTCCTGACTTAGATACGATTCTTGTTCCCGTTGGAGGTGGAGGATTATTAGCTGGGATGGCGCTGGCAATAAAGTCGTTCTTTCCTCACGTCAAAATCATTGGAGTCCAGGCTTCGGAAGCATCTGCGACATGGAATCGATTTAAAGGTACTGGTCCTCTCGTTCTTCAATCAGTAAAATCAATTGCGGATGGCATTTCTGTAAAGGAAGCAGGAAAACGAACGTATCCGATTATCGAAGAACTCGTTGACGATATGATGACTGTTTCTGAAGAAGAAATTGCCGCTGCAATCGTCTTTATGCTTGAAAGACATAAAACACTTGTTGAAGGCGCCGGTGCGGCATCTGTCGCTGCTGTCTTGTGCAAATCAAACCGGTTGGAAGGTAGCAAAATTGGCGCTGTTGTAAGTGGAGGAAATGCTGATCTTGAGAAATTATCTCTCTACAAACAACTTTCTCAGCGAGCAAAAACCATCAGGCGAATCAGCTGA
- the leuD gene encoding 3-isopropylmalate dehydratase small subunit, whose amino-acid sequence MEPINEYKGIVYPLEQVNVDTDQIIPKQFLKRIERKGFGQFLFYNWRFDDDGKPRKDFSLNEAQYQHASILVAGKNFGCGSSREHAPWALLDYGFRVIIATSFADIFYNNCVKNGILPIALDQEVIAELFQKAKDGYELQVDLRGQEVRDGESIHASFNIDPYWKEMLLNGWDEVSRTLSLEDKIKLYEEKQLVGE is encoded by the coding sequence CTGGAACCGATTAATGAATACAAAGGGATTGTTTATCCCCTTGAGCAAGTGAACGTTGATACCGATCAAATTATCCCAAAGCAGTTTTTGAAAAGGATTGAGCGAAAAGGCTTCGGTCAATTTCTTTTCTATAACTGGCGCTTTGATGATGATGGAAAGCCTCGTAAAGATTTTAGCTTAAACGAAGCGCAATACCAGCATGCCTCTATTCTCGTAGCTGGAAAAAACTTTGGGTGTGGATCTTCAAGAGAACACGCACCATGGGCTCTGCTTGATTATGGCTTTCGTGTCATCATAGCGACAAGTTTTGCTGATATTTTTTATAACAACTGCGTAAAAAATGGTATCCTTCCGATTGCGCTTGATCAAGAAGTTATCGCTGAGCTTTTTCAAAAGGCAAAAGACGGATATGAACTTCAAGTTGACCTGCGTGGACAGGAAGTTCGTGATGGAGAAAGCATTCATGCATCTTTCAATATTGATCCTTATTGGAAAGAAATGCTGTTAAATGGATGGGATGAAGTATCTCGTACGTTGTCCCTCGAAGATAAGATTAAATTGTATGAAGAAAAACAACTTGTAGGAGAGTGA
- the sufD gene encoding Fe-S cluster assembly protein SufD, translated as MSVDTKIAFDQEYIKAYSEKRQEPKWMAALRLKALEKSENLPMPKPDKTKIDKWNFTSFKHDVAGEAISSLDDLPEDVRDLVAKDQESGNLLVHRNTTPVFSQLSNELKEQGVIFTDIQTALQNHGDLVEKYFMKDVMKVDENRLTAVHAALLNSGTFLYVPRNVEVEVPIQALYWQEDPEAGLFNHVIIVAEDNSSVTYVENFLSYGHDVESVANIIAEVHVGQNARVTFGSVDNLAKGVTTYVNRRANVARDGKVDWALAQMNDGNTVSTNTTHLIGDGSYADSKTVTIGRGSQSQNFTNQIFHHGQNSEGVLLVHGVQKDSASAIFNGVTKIEHGAKKSNGEQTQRVLMMNEKARGDANPILLIDEDDVMAGHAASVGKVDPIQLYYLQSRGISRQEAERLIIHGFLAPVINELPIEGVRKRAVEVTEGKVN; from the coding sequence ATGTCAGTGGATACGAAAATTGCATTCGATCAAGAATACATTAAAGCTTATTCAGAAAAGCGTCAGGAGCCGAAATGGATGGCTGCCCTACGTTTGAAGGCATTAGAGAAGTCTGAGAACCTTCCGATGCCAAAACCTGATAAAACAAAGATTGATAAGTGGAACTTCACTTCATTTAAACATGATGTAGCTGGAGAAGCGATTTCATCACTTGATGATCTTCCTGAAGATGTGCGCGATCTTGTTGCTAAAGATCAAGAGTCAGGAAATCTTCTTGTGCACCGTAATACAACACCTGTTTTTAGTCAGCTATCAAATGAGCTAAAAGAACAAGGTGTGATTTTCACAGATATTCAAACAGCTCTTCAGAATCACGGGGATCTTGTTGAGAAGTATTTTATGAAAGATGTTATGAAGGTTGATGAGAACCGCTTAACTGCCGTTCATGCAGCTCTTCTTAATAGCGGTACTTTCTTGTACGTTCCTCGTAATGTAGAAGTTGAAGTGCCAATTCAAGCTCTCTATTGGCAAGAAGACCCTGAAGCTGGTTTGTTCAACCACGTGATCATTGTTGCGGAAGACAACAGCTCAGTGACATATGTTGAGAACTTCTTATCATATGGACACGATGTGGAGTCCGTTGCAAACATTATCGCTGAAGTTCATGTTGGACAGAATGCGCGTGTTACGTTTGGTTCTGTTGATAACCTTGCAAAAGGTGTGACAACTTACGTGAACCGCCGTGCGAATGTGGCACGTGATGGTAAAGTCGACTGGGCTCTTGCTCAAATGAACGACGGCAACACGGTTTCTACAAATACGACACACCTTATTGGTGATGGTTCTTATGCTGATTCTAAGACCGTAACGATTGGTCGCGGAAGCCAGAGCCAGAACTTCACGAATCAGATTTTCCATCATGGTCAAAATTCTGAAGGTGTTCTTCTTGTGCACGGTGTTCAAAAAGATAGTGCGAGCGCCATCTTTAATGGCGTAACTAAGATTGAACATGGTGCGAAGAAATCAAATGGTGAGCAAACACAGCGTGTTCTTATGATGAACGAGAAAGCGCGTGGGGATGCAAACCCAATCCTTCTTATTGACGAAGATGATGTTATGGCAGGCCATGCTGCATCAGTTGGTAAAGTTGATCCAATCCAGCTTTATTACTTGCAAAGCCGCGGGATTTCCCGTCAAGAAGCTGAACGTTTGATCATCCACGGTTTCCTTGCTCCAGTCATTAACGAACTTCCGATCGAAGGCGTTCGTAAACGTGCGGTAGAGGTTACTGAAGGGAAAGTTAATTAA
- a CDS encoding carboxymuconolactone decarboxylase family protein: protein MKQEQEFNNFAEAALHDYKEGLGTFTEKMPQLAKKYSAFTEACFKEGEVSQKEKQMIALGISIFSQDEYCIIYHTKGCLDQGCSEQEILETIGVTAAFGGGAAMSQAVTLVQECIKDLDQSKH from the coding sequence TTGAAACAGGAACAGGAATTTAACAATTTCGCAGAAGCAGCGTTACATGATTATAAAGAAGGATTAGGAACATTTACCGAGAAGATGCCCCAGCTTGCTAAAAAATATTCAGCGTTTACAGAAGCATGCTTCAAAGAAGGAGAAGTGAGCCAAAAAGAGAAGCAGATGATTGCGCTTGGTATTTCGATTTTTTCACAAGATGAATACTGCATTATTTATCATACAAAAGGTTGCCTTGACCAAGGCTGCTCCGAACAAGAAATTCTTGAAACGATAGGGGTAACAGCAGCTTTCGGCGGTGGAGCTGCCATGAGTCAGGCCGTTACACTCGTGCAAGAATGCATAAAAGATTTGGATCAATCGAAGCACTAA
- a CDS encoding methionine ABC transporter ATP-binding protein — protein MIELKGINKTFFSKSGKVEAVKDVNLSVKKGEIFGVIGYSGAGKSTLIRMLNLLERPTDGTVTVAGNNLSSLKGKDLRAARQEIGMIFQHFNILWSRTVRDNIAFPLEISGVSKEKRMKRVDELIKLVGLEGREAAYPSQLSGGQKQRVGIARALANNPKVLLCDEATSALDPKTTDSILELLTEINQKLGLTIVLITHEMHVIRKICHRVAVMENGRVVENGSVLEVFHHPQEEITKDFVNQLSEPEEMKESIAHLAASQDGELVQFTFLKGKTGSPLVTELIRQFDIEVNIIQGKISHTQDGPYGKLSVFLKGEPTVVESALKYVREQGVEAEVITNG, from the coding sequence GTGATTGAGCTTAAAGGCATTAATAAAACCTTCTTTTCGAAGTCTGGAAAGGTAGAGGCCGTTAAGGATGTTAACCTTTCAGTGAAAAAAGGGGAAATATTCGGTGTTATCGGATACAGCGGTGCCGGTAAAAGTACGCTAATTCGGATGCTCAACCTTCTTGAGAGACCGACGGACGGTACGGTCACGGTGGCAGGAAATAATTTATCCTCTCTTAAAGGAAAAGATCTACGTGCGGCAAGACAGGAAATCGGAATGATCTTCCAGCACTTTAATATTCTTTGGTCAAGGACGGTACGTGACAACATCGCGTTTCCACTCGAAATATCAGGTGTTTCCAAAGAGAAACGAATGAAGCGTGTCGATGAGTTAATTAAGCTTGTTGGACTTGAAGGACGAGAAGCAGCTTATCCATCACAGCTAAGTGGGGGACAAAAGCAGCGGGTTGGTATTGCGCGAGCGCTTGCGAATAACCCTAAGGTATTGCTTTGTGATGAAGCAACATCTGCTCTAGATCCTAAAACAACGGATAGCATTCTCGAACTTCTGACAGAAATTAACCAGAAACTTGGTTTAACTATTGTCTTGATTACCCATGAAATGCACGTTATTCGCAAAATTTGTCACCGAGTGGCAGTGATGGAGAACGGTAGAGTAGTTGAGAACGGTTCAGTACTTGAAGTCTTTCATCATCCGCAAGAAGAAATAACAAAAGATTTCGTGAATCAGTTAAGTGAGCCTGAAGAAATGAAGGAATCGATTGCACATCTAGCAGCAAGCCAGGACGGCGAACTCGTCCAGTTTACGTTCCTCAAAGGGAAAACAGGGTCACCACTTGTAACCGAGTTGATTCGTCAGTTTGACATTGAAGTAAACATTATTCAAGGAAAAATCTCTCATACGCAAGATGGTCCTTATGGTAAACTATCTGTCTTTCTTAAAGGTGAACCGACTGTCGTTGAAAGTGCACTGAAGTATGTTCGTGAGCAAGGTGTAGAAGCGGAGGTGATTACGAATGGTTGA
- a CDS encoding methionine ABC transporter permease, producing the protein MVESLFPNVNWESMWEATIQTAYMTAISVLATFILGILLGLLLFLTGRGNIWENKFVNSIIAGIVNLFRSIPFIILIILLIPLSVYIIGTMLGANAALPALIAGAAPFYARMVEIALREVDKGVIEASQSMGASNGEIIFKVLLPEAMPALISGITVTAIALVSYTAMAGVVGAGGLGNLAYLEGFQRNNPDVTLVATVLILVIVAILQIAGDLATRVIDKR; encoded by the coding sequence ATGGTTGAATCACTATTTCCTAATGTGAACTGGGAATCGATGTGGGAAGCTACTATTCAAACAGCATACATGACGGCAATTTCCGTGCTAGCAACGTTTATTCTCGGTATTCTTCTTGGACTACTATTGTTTCTAACCGGAAGGGGAAACATATGGGAGAACAAGTTTGTAAATAGCATTATTGCTGGAATCGTAAACTTATTCCGCTCGATCCCGTTTATCATTTTAATCATTCTACTCATTCCGCTTTCTGTTTACATTATTGGAACGATGCTTGGAGCGAATGCAGCTCTTCCAGCACTTATTGCAGGTGCGGCACCATTTTATGCGCGAATGGTTGAAATTGCTCTTCGTGAAGTGGATAAAGGAGTGATTGAAGCTTCTCAGTCAATGGGGGCATCAAACGGAGAGATCATTTTTAAAGTTCTCCTTCCTGAAGCAATGCCAGCACTCATTTCAGGTATTACCGTAACGGCGATTGCACTTGTAAGCTACACCGCAATGGCTGGTGTGGTTGGGGCAGGTGGACTTGGGAACCTCGCTTATCTTGAAGGCTTCCAAAGAAACAATCCTGACGTGACGCTTGTTGCGACCGTATTAATTTTGGTTATTGTTGCGATTCTTCAGATTGCTGGAGATTTAGCAACGCGAGTTATAGATAAACGATAA
- a CDS encoding L-lactate dehydrogenase, with translation MMYEGKTTRVALIGTGFVGTSYAFSLLNQELVNELVLIDVNKEKAEGEARDLNHGLPFGAPMKIWAGDYQDCKTADIVVIAAGANQAPGETRLDLIDKNTAIFKTIVSSVMESGFDGIFIVATNPVDVLTYATWKFSGLPKERVIGSGTILDTARFRYLLSDYFNVDSRNVHGYILGEHGDTELPVWSHATIGSRPIMSLIKDKPEAKEDLEALFVNVRDAAYHIINRKGATYYGIAMGLVRLTRAIIRNENSILTVSTLLEGEYGLDDLYIGVPAIVNNNGIREIIELDLDQTELDQLHHSAKTLKEAMKPVFQH, from the coding sequence ATGATGTACGAAGGAAAAACAACACGCGTTGCATTAATTGGAACAGGATTTGTCGGGACAAGCTACGCCTTCTCGTTATTGAATCAAGAACTAGTAAATGAACTTGTATTAATTGATGTAAACAAAGAAAAGGCAGAAGGAGAAGCACGTGATTTAAATCACGGTCTACCTTTTGGCGCTCCTATGAAAATTTGGGCCGGCGACTACCAGGACTGCAAAACGGCTGATATCGTCGTGATCGCTGCAGGTGCGAATCAGGCGCCCGGCGAAACACGCTTAGACCTTATAGATAAAAATACAGCCATTTTTAAAACGATCGTATCAAGCGTTATGGAAAGTGGATTTGATGGGATTTTTATCGTCGCAACGAATCCAGTAGACGTACTTACTTACGCAACATGGAAGTTCTCCGGCTTACCGAAAGAACGCGTAATCGGCTCAGGTACAATTCTTGATACAGCTCGATTCCGTTATTTACTAAGTGACTATTTTAATGTCGATTCTAGAAATGTACATGGATATATTCTCGGTGAGCACGGCGATACCGAACTTCCAGTTTGGAGTCATGCCACTATTGGTAGTCGTCCAATCATGTCACTCATTAAAGATAAACCAGAGGCGAAAGAAGACCTCGAGGCACTCTTTGTCAATGTGCGGGATGCCGCGTATCATATTATTAATCGTAAGGGAGCGACATACTACGGCATTGCAATGGGGCTTGTAAGGTTAACGCGAGCGATTATTCGAAATGAAAACTCAATCCTTACTGTATCTACGCTCCTTGAAGGTGAGTATGGTTTAGATGATTTGTATATCGGCGTACCTGCGATTGTGAACAACAACGGTATACGTGAAATTATTGAACTTGATCTTGATCAAACTGAGCTAGATCAATTGCACCACTCTGCCAAAACGTTAAAAGAAGCAATGAAGCCAGTATTCCAGCATTAA
- the sufC gene encoding Fe-S cluster assembly ATPase SufC — MAASTLKIENLHVSIEGKEIIKGLNLEINGGEIHAVMGPNGTGKSTLASAIMGHPKYEITEGSVFLDNEDVLEMEVDERAKAGLFLAMQYPSEVSGVTNADFLRSAINARREEGDEISLMKFIKKLDSKMAELDMGEEFAQRYLNEGFSGGEKKRNEILQLMMLEPKIAVLDEIDSGLDIDALKVVSKGVNAMRNENFGCLIITHYQRLLNYITPDKVHVMMQGRIVKSGGAELAQRLEAEGYDWIKEELGIKDETVGQEA; from the coding sequence ATGGCAGCATCAACTCTAAAGATTGAGAATCTTCATGTTTCCATTGAGGGAAAAGAGATTATCAAAGGATTAAACCTTGAAATAAATGGTGGAGAAATTCACGCAGTAATGGGGCCGAACGGTACAGGTAAATCTACCCTCGCTTCAGCAATTATGGGCCATCCGAAATATGAAATCACTGAAGGCAGTGTCTTCCTTGATAATGAAGATGTACTTGAAATGGAAGTTGATGAGCGTGCAAAAGCTGGACTCTTCCTTGCAATGCAATACCCAAGTGAAGTAAGCGGCGTAACAAACGCTGATTTCCTTCGCTCTGCAATCAATGCTCGTCGTGAAGAAGGCGATGAAATTTCTCTAATGAAATTCATCAAAAAGTTAGACAGCAAAATGGCTGAACTTGATATGGGTGAAGAATTCGCACAGCGTTACCTGAACGAAGGTTTCTCTGGTGGTGAGAAGAAACGTAACGAAATTCTTCAGCTTATGATGCTTGAACCGAAAATTGCTGTTTTAGATGAGATTGACTCTGGTCTTGATATCGATGCACTTAAAGTTGTTTCTAAAGGTGTTAACGCAATGCGCAATGAGAACTTCGGTTGCTTGATTATCACTCACTATCAGCGTCTATTGAACTACATTACACCTGACAAAGTACACGTTATGATGCAAGGCCGTATTGTAAAATCTGGCGGCGCAGAACTAGCACAGCGCCTTGAAGCAGAAGGTTATGATTGGATTAAAGAAGAACTTGGAATTAAAGACGAAACAGTTGGTCAAGAAGCGTAA
- a CDS encoding cysteine desulfurase has translation MNVQDIRKQFPILHQEVNGKPLVYLDSAATSQKPTQVIDAVERYYKEINSNVHRGVHTLGTHATDAYEGAREKVREFIHASSTEEVIFTRGTTTALNMVASSYGRANLQEGDEVVITPMEHHSNIIPWQQVVKATGATLKYIPLQPDGTIALEDVEKTVTANTKIVSVMQVSNVLGTINPIKEIAAIAHQNGAVMVVDGAQSTPHMNIDVQDLDCDFFAFSGHKMCGPTGIGVLYGKKKLLENMDPFEFGGEMIDFVGLYDSTWKELPWKFEGGTPIIAGAVGLGAAIDFLNEIGMDNIQQHETHLAKYAMQQLSTIEGVSIYGPEKRAGVVTFNSNDVHPHDVATVLDTEGIAVRAGHHCAQPLMKWLEVTATARASFYLYNTEEDVDTFVAGLRKAKEFFGNVF, from the coding sequence ATGAATGTCCAGGACATTCGCAAGCAGTTTCCCATTTTACATCAAGAGGTAAATGGGAAACCTCTTGTTTACCTTGATAGTGCAGCAACGTCTCAGAAACCAACTCAAGTAATTGACGCAGTGGAGCGTTACTACAAGGAAATTAACTCAAACGTTCACCGTGGTGTTCATACGCTTGGAACACATGCAACAGATGCTTATGAAGGCGCACGTGAAAAGGTTCGTGAATTTATTCATGCTTCTTCCACAGAAGAAGTGATTTTTACTCGCGGAACGACTACAGCGCTTAATATGGTCGCATCAAGCTATGGACGTGCAAATCTTCAAGAAGGTGATGAAGTTGTCATCACACCGATGGAACATCACAGCAACATTATTCCGTGGCAACAAGTTGTGAAAGCAACTGGCGCTACACTTAAATACATTCCACTTCAACCAGACGGTACAATTGCGCTTGAAGACGTCGAGAAAACAGTAACAGCAAACACGAAAATTGTTTCTGTTATGCAAGTTTCGAACGTACTCGGAACAATTAACCCGATTAAAGAAATTGCTGCGATTGCACACCAAAATGGTGCTGTTATGGTTGTCGATGGAGCACAAAGCACCCCTCATATGAACATTGACGTTCAGGATCTCGACTGCGATTTCTTTGCATTTTCTGGTCATAAAATGTGCGGACCTACTGGGATAGGCGTCCTCTACGGGAAGAAAAAGCTGCTCGAAAACATGGACCCGTTTGAATTCGGTGGAGAAATGATCGATTTTGTTGGTCTGTATGATTCGACGTGGAAAGAGCTCCCTTGGAAATTTGAAGGTGGCACACCAATCATTGCAGGTGCGGTTGGTCTTGGAGCTGCGATTGATTTCTTAAATGAAATTGGCATGGATAACATTCAACAGCATGAGACTCACCTTGCAAAATATGCAATGCAGCAGTTATCTACAATCGAAGGCGTATCTATTTACGGCCCAGAAAAACGTGCTGGGGTTGTCACCTTTAATAGTAATGACGTACACCCACATGATGTGGCAACCGTACTCGACACAGAAGGCATCGCTGTCCGCGCTGGACACCATTGCGCTCAACCGCTAATGAAGTGGCTTGAGGTGACGGCTACTGCACGTGCAAGCTTCTATTTATACAATACAGAAGAAGACGTGGATACGTTTGTAGCCGGATTACGAAAAGCAAAGGAGTTTTTCGGTAATGTCTTTTAA
- the sufB gene encoding Fe-S cluster assembly protein SufB: MAKKMPEVGEYQYGFSDKDVSIFRSERGLTPEIVKEISRMKDEPQWMLDFRLKSLEHFYSMPMPQWGGNLADLDFDEITYYVKPSEKSERSWDEVPEEIKATFDKLGIPEAEQKYLAGVSAQYESEVVYHNMQEDLENMGIVFKDTDTALKENEDLFREYFAKTIPPTDNKFSALNSAVWSGGSFIYVPKGVKVDTPLQAYFRINSENMGQFERTLIIADEGSSVHYVEGCTAPVYTTNSLHSAVVEIIVKKDAYCRYTTIQNWANNVFNLVTKRAVAEENATMEWIDGNIGSKLTMKYPAVILKGEGARGMTLSIALAGKGQHQDAGAKMIHLAPNTSSTIVSKSISKQGGKVTYRGIVHFGRKAEGARSNVECDTLIMDNESTSDTIPYNEILNDNISLEHEAKVSKVSEEQLFYLMSRGVSEEEATEMIVMGFIEPFTKELPMEYAVEMNRLIKFEMEGSIG; encoded by the coding sequence ATGGCTAAAAAAATGCCTGAAGTTGGCGAATATCAATATGGTTTTAGTGATAAAGACGTTTCGATTTTCCGCTCAGAGCGCGGGCTGACTCCTGAAATTGTGAAAGAAATTTCTCGCATGAAGGATGAACCTCAGTGGATGCTTGATTTCCGCTTGAAATCACTCGAGCATTTCTACAGCATGCCAATGCCTCAATGGGGCGGCAACCTTGCTGATCTTGATTTTGATGAAATTACGTACTACGTAAAGCCTTCTGAGAAGTCTGAACGTTCATGGGATGAAGTACCGGAAGAAATCAAAGCAACATTTGATAAGCTTGGTATTCCTGAAGCTGAGCAAAAATACCTTGCGGGTGTTTCTGCACAGTACGAATCTGAAGTTGTGTATCACAACATGCAAGAAGACCTAGAGAACATGGGGATTGTCTTTAAAGATACCGATACGGCTCTTAAAGAAAACGAAGATCTTTTCAGAGAGTACTTTGCGAAAACAATTCCTCCAACGGATAACAAGTTTTCTGCACTTAACTCGGCTGTATGGTCAGGTGGATCGTTTATTTACGTACCAAAAGGCGTAAAAGTTGATACACCGCTACAAGCCTATTTCCGTATTAACTCTGAGAACATGGGACAGTTTGAGCGTACGCTTATTATTGCGGATGAAGGCTCTTCTGTGCATTACGTTGAAGGGTGTACAGCACCTGTTTATACAACAAACTCTCTACACAGTGCGGTTGTTGAGATTATCGTTAAGAAAGATGCATACTGCCGTTATACAACGATTCAAAACTGGGCGAACAACGTGTTTAACCTAGTGACGAAGCGTGCCGTTGCGGAAGAAAATGCAACAATGGAATGGATCGATGGTAACATCGGATCTAAGCTTACAATGAAGTATCCAGCTGTAATCTTGAAGGGTGAAGGTGCTCGCGGTATGACACTTTCCATTGCTCTTGCAGGTAAAGGGCAGCATCAGGATGCGGGCGCTAAAATGATTCATTTAGCACCTAACACGTCTTCAACGATCGTCTCGAAGTCGATTTCGAAGCAGGGTGGTAAAGTTACGTACCGTGGTATCGTACACTTTGGCCGTAAAGCGGAAGGCGCTCGTTCAAACGTTGAGTGCGATACGCTCATCATGGATAACGAGTCGACTTCTGATACAATTCCTTATAATGAAATCCTAAACGATAACATTTCACTTGAACACGAAGCGAAAGTATCGAAGGTTTCTGAAGAGCAGCTCTTCTATCTTATGAGTCGTGGTGTATCTGAAGAAGAAGCAACTGAAATGATCGTAATGGGCTTCATCGAGCCATTTACGAAAGAACTACCTATGGAATATGCGGTTGAAATGAACCGTCTCATCAAGTTTGAGATGGAAGGTTCAATCGGTTAA
- a CDS encoding MetQ/NlpA family ABC transporter substrate-binding protein — MKKFLSLFAILTLAVLAACGNNGGNSEGSGEGEDSKKIVVGASNIPHAEILEEAKPMLEEKGVELEVKTFQDYILPNKTLANGELDANYFQTIPYMELQMEENDNYDFVNAGGIHIEPIGVYSQDYKSLDELPEGAQIIMSNSVSDHGRMLSLLEAQGLITLKEGVKASDATVEDIAENPKNIEFKTDVEASLLPQIYQQGEGDAVMINTNYAIDAGLNPQEDAIALEDSDSPYVNVITVNKGDEDNEAIQALVEVLHSDEIQSFIEEEYDGAVVPVNE, encoded by the coding sequence ATGAAGAAATTTTTATCCCTATTTGCAATACTTACTCTTGCAGTACTTGCAGCTTGTGGCAACAATGGTGGAAACAGTGAAGGGTCTGGAGAAGGCGAAGATTCAAAGAAAATCGTAGTAGGTGCTTCAAACATTCCACATGCTGAAATTCTTGAAGAGGCAAAACCGATGCTTGAAGAAAAAGGCGTGGAGCTAGAAGTTAAAACGTTCCAGGATTACATCCTACCGAATAAGACCCTGGCGAATGGTGAATTAGATGCAAACTACTTCCAAACAATCCCTTATATGGAGTTGCAAATGGAAGAAAACGATAATTATGATTTCGTTAACGCTGGAGGCATTCACATTGAGCCAATCGGTGTTTATTCACAAGATTACAAGAGCTTAGATGAGCTTCCAGAGGGTGCTCAGATCATTATGAGTAACTCTGTTTCTGACCATGGACGTATGCTTTCTTTACTTGAAGCACAAGGACTTATCACACTAAAAGAAGGCGTGAAGGCTTCTGATGCAACAGTAGAAGATATTGCAGAAAATCCTAAGAACATTGAATTCAAGACAGACGTAGAAGCTTCACTTCTTCCGCAGATCTATCAGCAAGGTGAAGGCGATGCGGTTATGATCAACACAAACTATGCGATCGATGCGGGTCTAAACCCTCAAGAAGATGCGATTGCTCTTGAAGATTCCGACTCACCTTACGTGAACGTGATTACTGTAAATAAAGGTGATGAAGATAACGAAGCGATTCAAGCATTAGTTGAGGTTCTACATTCTGATGAAATTCAGAGCTTTATTGAAGAAGAATATGATGGTGCTGTCGTACCAGTAAACGAATAA